A region from the Streptosporangium sp. NBC_01756 genome encodes:
- a CDS encoding hydroxymethylglutaryl-CoA lyase — MREPYRVPAAGLPERVTIYEVGPRDGLQNEPVVVPVEVKAEFVARLAAAGHRVIETTSFVHPTWVPQLADASELLAGLERVPGVRYPVLVPNERGLDRALEHGVQEIAVFASATETFARKNLNRTLESQFEMFEPVVARALRHGLKVRAYVSMCFGDPWEGPTPIGQVVAVGRRLLDLGCFELSLGDTVGVGTPGHVTALIQAFGGPSRLAVHFHDTYGQALANTLAALREGVTVVDASTGGIGGCPYAESATGNLATEDLVWMLNGLGVETGLNLESLVETSTWLAARLGRPSPSRVVQALGADPATTQDVKE; from the coding sequence ATGCGCGAGCCGTACCGGGTGCCGGCGGCGGGGCTGCCGGAACGGGTCACGATCTACGAGGTCGGGCCCCGAGACGGGCTGCAGAACGAGCCGGTGGTCGTCCCCGTCGAGGTCAAGGCGGAGTTCGTCGCCCGGCTGGCCGCCGCCGGGCACCGGGTGATCGAGACGACCAGCTTCGTGCACCCCACGTGGGTGCCCCAGCTCGCCGACGCCTCGGAGCTGCTGGCCGGCCTGGAGCGGGTCCCCGGGGTGCGATACCCGGTGCTCGTGCCGAACGAGCGCGGCCTGGACCGGGCACTTGAGCACGGGGTCCAGGAGATCGCGGTCTTCGCCAGCGCCACCGAGACGTTCGCCCGCAAGAATCTGAACCGGACACTGGAGTCGCAGTTCGAGATGTTCGAACCGGTGGTCGCCAGGGCGCTGCGGCACGGCCTGAAGGTCAGGGCGTATGTGTCGATGTGCTTCGGAGACCCCTGGGAGGGGCCGACGCCGATCGGCCAGGTGGTCGCCGTGGGCCGCAGACTGCTCGACCTGGGCTGCTTCGAGCTGTCGCTCGGCGACACCGTCGGCGTCGGCACCCCGGGCCACGTGACCGCGCTGATCCAGGCGTTCGGCGGCCCCTCCCGGCTGGCCGTGCACTTCCACGACACCTACGGCCAGGCGCTGGCCAACACCCTCGCCGCCCTCCGGGAGGGGGTGACCGTGGTGGACGCCTCCACCGGCGGCATCGGCGGCTGCCCGTACGCCGAGAGCGCCACCGGCAACCTCGCCACCGAGGACCTGGTGTGGATGCTGAACGGCCTCGGTGTCGAGACCGGACTGAACCTCGAATCGCTGGTGGAGACCAGCACCTGGCTGGCCGCGCGGCTCGGCCGTCCCAGCCCTTCACGGGTCGTCCAGGCGCTGGGCGCGGACCCGGCGACCACCCAAGACGTCAAGGAGTGA